One segment of Aggregicoccus sp. 17bor-14 DNA contains the following:
- a CDS encoding DUF3014 domain-containing protein has translation MNTELPTPPPESPAPLFSYDARPKRGRVLAALLAGVLLAGAGVTWLALRSEAPAPAAAEAPAATPATAAPALASLEGTDPRVRELLRGLSGDVEFLRWLAADDLVRRLVSSAHAVAEGQLPRAQLSLLGPSAAFRVTSRAGQTTIAPQSYARYDGVARAFASIDAQAAGRVYGELRPLLLAAHAELAPPGRSLDQTLSQAIGHLTRVSAPAGALRVVPKGALYAYADPQLEALSPAQKALLRMGPDNMRRVQEKLRQLESALQLEASARAAQP, from the coding sequence ATGAACACCGAGCTGCCCACGCCCCCTCCCGAGTCCCCCGCCCCCCTCTTCTCCTACGACGCCCGCCCGAAGCGCGGCCGCGTGCTCGCTGCGCTGCTCGCGGGGGTGCTTCTCGCCGGCGCGGGAGTCACGTGGCTCGCGCTGCGCTCCGAGGCGCCCGCGCCTGCGGCCGCGGAGGCTCCCGCGGCCACGCCCGCCACCGCTGCGCCCGCGCTCGCGTCGCTCGAAGGGACGGACCCGCGGGTGCGCGAGCTGCTGCGCGGCCTCTCGGGCGACGTGGAGTTCCTGCGCTGGCTGGCCGCCGATGATCTCGTGCGCCGCCTCGTCTCGTCAGCGCACGCCGTGGCGGAGGGGCAGCTGCCGCGTGCTCAGCTCTCCCTGCTCGGCCCCAGCGCGGCCTTCCGGGTGACTTCGCGCGCAGGCCAGACCACGATCGCGCCGCAGAGCTACGCCCGCTACGACGGCGTGGCGAGGGCCTTCGCCTCCATCGACGCGCAGGCCGCAGGCCGCGTGTACGGGGAGCTCAGGCCGCTGCTCCTCGCGGCGCACGCCGAGCTGGCGCCTCCGGGTCGGAGCCTGGACCAGACGCTCTCGCAGGCGATCGGCCACCTCACGCGCGTGAGCGCACCCGCGGGGGCGCTGCGGGTGGTGCCCAAGGGGGCGCTCTACGCGTACGCCGACCCGCAGCTCGAGGCGCTCAGCCCCGCGCAGAAGGCGCTGCTGCGCATGGGCCCGGACAACATGCGCCGCGTCCAGGAGAAGCTGCGGCAGCTGGAGAGCGCCCTGCAGCTCGAGGCGTCCGCCCGCGCCGCGCAGCCCTGA
- a CDS encoding ATP-binding protein translates to MFDRRLLPPLLLLLALAGVTAGAIGFIQHDREALVLEFERDRQAQLAEASREVSSALEDIADGLRFAGELMGQPGTAEDHRRELRALLEAVGQFRVVAVYGARGEEQLTLVDRRASREPGMNLQPQALAATAREALARPPGQFVISPPLGEGTSRWMRVLAVSFAEESPGVSGAVAILVDTEPLFAPLRLVTNDGDTRLLLLGAHGFPAPLSDPTLARLHAQLGGTSSGQLPGLHALDARLRARESGVLRIEEAEAVRLGLGPADVAVAYMPIRMGGEPSWSVATLSSTRTLRSHERTLVLRLTLAALLVALFLVTFGTYVVLASRRAVQLRESRRHADRLAHLHEKTQKILDHIPAGVLALGEDGRLSSVNRALREHLPPHALGLSLEEAFSHAAPAVLQRLQALVRAASADGHVHSLHGEALRLFREEGHYNVHAVPLERGDADVHMLLVFEDLSSVRMLEDQLLRAEKLATVGVLAAGVAHEIGTPLGIIRGRAEYMRKKAPEASSQSRGLTAIIEQIDRVGRTIRQLLDFSRLQPAQAGPVALAPVMHGVAELLQVEADRRKVSLQVELAGELPALAAVSDQLQQVLLNLTMNACDACEPGGHVRLSARSAGAMVELQVQDDGCGISPEHLNQVFDPFFSTKKRGRGTGLGLTVVAQIVRNHGGRIELDSAPGEGTRITVCWPAAAPAEPHEEQRHAV, encoded by the coding sequence GTGTTCGACCGCCGCCTGCTCCCTCCCCTGCTGCTCTTGCTGGCCTTGGCGGGCGTGACCGCGGGCGCCATCGGGTTCATCCAGCACGACCGCGAGGCGCTGGTGCTCGAGTTCGAGCGGGACCGGCAGGCGCAGCTCGCGGAGGCCAGCCGCGAGGTGTCCTCCGCGCTCGAGGACATCGCGGACGGCCTGCGCTTCGCGGGCGAGCTGATGGGGCAGCCCGGCACCGCGGAGGATCACCGCCGCGAGCTGCGCGCGCTCCTCGAGGCCGTGGGTCAGTTCCGGGTCGTGGCGGTGTACGGCGCCCGGGGCGAGGAGCAGCTCACGCTGGTGGACCGCCGCGCGAGCCGTGAGCCCGGGATGAACCTGCAGCCGCAGGCACTGGCCGCCACCGCGCGCGAGGCGCTCGCGCGACCGCCCGGCCAGTTCGTCATCTCGCCGCCGCTGGGCGAGGGAACGTCGCGCTGGATGCGCGTGCTCGCGGTCTCCTTCGCGGAGGAGTCGCCCGGGGTGAGCGGGGCCGTGGCCATCCTCGTGGACACCGAGCCGCTCTTCGCGCCGCTGCGCCTGGTGACGAACGACGGGGACACGCGCCTGCTGCTGCTCGGGGCCCACGGCTTTCCTGCGCCACTGAGCGACCCCACCCTGGCCCGGCTGCACGCGCAGCTGGGCGGCACGAGCAGTGGGCAGCTGCCGGGGCTGCACGCGCTGGATGCGCGCCTGCGGGCGCGCGAGTCCGGCGTGCTGCGCATCGAGGAGGCGGAGGCGGTGCGCCTGGGGCTGGGGCCGGCGGACGTGGCGGTGGCGTACATGCCCATCCGCATGGGCGGCGAGCCCTCCTGGTCCGTGGCCACGCTCTCGTCCACGCGCACGCTGCGCAGCCACGAGCGCACGCTGGTGCTGCGCCTCACGCTCGCGGCGCTGCTGGTGGCGCTCTTCCTCGTGACCTTCGGGACCTACGTGGTGCTCGCGAGCCGCCGCGCGGTGCAGCTGCGCGAGAGCCGCCGCCACGCGGACCGGCTCGCCCACCTGCACGAGAAGACGCAGAAGATCCTCGACCACATCCCCGCAGGCGTGCTCGCGCTCGGCGAGGACGGCCGGCTCAGCTCGGTGAACCGGGCCCTGCGCGAGCACCTGCCCCCGCACGCGCTGGGCCTCTCCCTGGAGGAGGCCTTCTCCCACGCCGCTCCCGCGGTGCTGCAGCGGCTGCAGGCGCTCGTGCGCGCGGCGAGCGCGGACGGCCACGTGCACAGCCTCCACGGCGAGGCCCTGCGCCTCTTCCGGGAGGAGGGCCACTACAACGTGCACGCCGTCCCCCTGGAGCGCGGCGATGCGGACGTGCACATGCTCCTCGTCTTCGAGGACCTGAGCAGCGTGCGCATGCTGGAGGACCAGCTGCTGCGCGCCGAGAAGCTCGCCACCGTGGGCGTGCTCGCCGCGGGCGTGGCGCACGAGATCGGCACGCCGCTGGGCATCATCCGGGGGCGCGCGGAGTACATGCGCAAGAAGGCGCCGGAGGCGAGCTCCCAGAGCCGAGGGCTCACGGCCATCATCGAGCAGATCGACCGCGTGGGCCGCACCATCCGCCAGCTGCTCGACTTCTCGCGCCTGCAGCCCGCGCAGGCCGGCCCGGTCGCACTCGCACCGGTGATGCACGGTGTCGCGGAGCTGCTGCAGGTGGAGGCCGACCGGCGCAAGGTGAGCCTGCAGGTGGAGCTGGCCGGGGAGCTGCCCGCGCTCGCCGCGGTCTCGGATCAGCTGCAGCAGGTGCTGCTCAACCTGACCATGAATGCGTGCGACGCCTGTGAGCCCGGAGGCCACGTGCGGCTGAGCGCGAGGTCCGCGGGCGCGATGGTGGAGCTGCAGGTGCAGGACGACGGCTGCGGCATCTCGCCCGAGCACCTGAACCAGGTCTTCGACCCCTTCTTCAGCACCAAGAAGCGAGGCCGCGGCACGGGCCTGGGGCTGACCGTGGTGGCGCAGATCGTCCGCAACCACGGGGGCCGCATCGAGCTGGACAGCGCGCCGGGCGAGGGCACCCGCATCACCGTGTGCTGGCCCGCGGCCGCGCCCGCCGAACCTCACGAGGAGCAACGCCATGCCGTCTAG
- a CDS encoding sigma-54 dependent transcriptional regulator produces MPSSPRVLVVDDHVEMGHMLEEPLLEEGYRVDIAAGGAEAIARLRANSYDLVLCDLRMKEVDGMDVLAAALKVDPELPVLLMTAFGGVESAVEAMRRGAYHYLTKPFLLDEVMLHVGRALEQRRLRLEHRNLQRQVGDRSGLGALVGRSAAMQALYGLIERVAPSDVAVLLRAESGTGKELVARALHAEGPRKSGPFVPVNCTALPAALLESELFGHVKGSFTGASGPRRGLFVEADGGTLFLDEIGDMPAELQAKLLRVLEDGEVRAVGADAPRKVDVRIVAATHQDLEARVKEGRFRGDLFYRLNVVALRIPPLRERREDVPLLVEHFLAQARSRNPHSPVTQFAPEVVAELARHPLPGNVRELENLVQRLVVLGTQPTVGLEVLREHGVVSTPGGHALFNAQDRVAPLREMESEYIAWVIARCGGNKTRAAELLGIDVSTIHRRGKGESGTSQR; encoded by the coding sequence ATGCCGTCTAGCCCGCGGGTCCTGGTGGTCGATGACCACGTCGAGATGGGCCACATGCTCGAGGAACCGCTCCTGGAGGAGGGCTACCGGGTGGACATCGCCGCCGGCGGCGCGGAGGCCATCGCCCGGCTGCGTGCGAACAGCTACGACCTGGTGCTGTGCGACCTGCGGATGAAGGAGGTCGACGGAATGGACGTGCTCGCCGCGGCGCTCAAGGTGGACCCCGAGCTCCCGGTGTTGCTGATGACGGCCTTCGGCGGCGTGGAGAGCGCCGTCGAGGCGATGCGGCGCGGCGCGTACCACTACCTCACCAAGCCCTTCCTCCTGGACGAGGTGATGCTCCACGTGGGCCGCGCGCTGGAGCAGCGCCGCCTGCGCCTCGAGCACCGCAACCTCCAGCGCCAGGTGGGTGACCGCAGCGGGCTGGGGGCGCTGGTAGGGCGCAGCGCCGCGATGCAGGCGCTCTACGGCCTCATCGAGCGCGTGGCGCCCTCGGACGTGGCGGTGCTGCTGCGCGCGGAGAGCGGCACGGGCAAGGAGCTGGTCGCTCGCGCGCTGCACGCGGAGGGCCCGCGCAAGAGCGGGCCCTTCGTGCCGGTGAACTGCACGGCGCTGCCGGCGGCCCTCCTCGAGAGCGAGCTGTTCGGCCACGTGAAGGGCTCGTTCACCGGCGCGAGCGGGCCGCGCCGCGGGCTCTTCGTCGAGGCCGACGGAGGCACCCTCTTCCTCGATGAGATCGGCGACATGCCCGCCGAGCTGCAGGCGAAGCTGCTGCGCGTGCTGGAGGACGGGGAGGTGCGCGCGGTGGGCGCGGATGCGCCGCGCAAGGTGGACGTGCGCATCGTGGCGGCGACCCACCAGGACCTCGAGGCGCGGGTGAAGGAGGGGCGCTTCCGCGGCGACCTCTTCTACCGCCTCAACGTGGTGGCCCTGCGCATCCCGCCCCTGCGCGAGCGGCGCGAGGACGTCCCGCTGCTGGTGGAGCACTTCCTCGCCCAGGCCCGCTCGCGCAACCCGCACTCGCCCGTCACCCAGTTCGCCCCCGAGGTCGTCGCCGAGCTCGCGCGCCATCCCCTGCCCGGCAACGTGCGCGAGCTGGAGAACCTGGTGCAGCGGCTCGTGGTGCTCGGCACCCAGCCCACCGTGGGGCTCGAGGTGCTGCGCGAGCACGGCGTGGTGAGCACGCCCGGCGGGCATGCGCTCTTCAACGCCCAGGACCGCGTGGCGCCGCTGCGCGAGATGGAGAGCGAGTACATCGCGTGGGTCATCGCCCGCTGCGGTGGCAACAAGACGCGCGCCGCGGAGCTGCTGGGCATCGACGTCTCCACCATCCACCGGCGCGGCAAGGGAGAGAGCGGCACTTCGCAACGCTGA
- a CDS encoding OmpA family protein, with amino-acid sequence MNRLLPALVLALSLAGCAARTRNTADTSSAATPPASPPSAQAPAPRAQEDSEADAQRQLAALETAPVHFTLDSSTLTPESQEALVRLAEALRQRPRARVQVSGHTCELGTTEYNLALGRRRAAVVEGYLVRLGVEPQRISTLSYGEERPLDDRESEDARARNRRAEFSFRLDS; translated from the coding sequence ATGAACCGACTCCTCCCCGCCCTCGTCCTCGCCCTCAGCCTCGCGGGCTGCGCTGCCCGCACGCGCAACACCGCCGACACCTCTTCCGCAGCCACGCCGCCCGCGAGCCCTCCCTCCGCGCAGGCGCCCGCGCCGCGCGCGCAGGAGGACTCCGAGGCGGACGCGCAGCGGCAGCTGGCCGCGCTCGAGACCGCGCCCGTCCACTTCACGCTCGACTCCTCCACCCTCACACCCGAGTCGCAGGAGGCGCTCGTGCGGCTCGCCGAGGCACTGCGCCAGCGCCCGCGCGCGCGCGTGCAGGTGTCGGGGCACACCTGCGAGCTGGGCACCACCGAGTACAACCTCGCCCTGGGGCGCCGGCGCGCGGCCGTGGTGGAGGGCTACCTGGTGCGCCTCGGCGTGGAGCCGCAGCGCATCTCCACGCTCTCCTACGGTGAGGAGCGCCCGCTGGACGACCGCGAGAGCGAGGACGCGCGCGCGCGCAATCGCCGCGCCGAGTTCTCGTTCCGGCTCGACAGCTGA
- a CDS encoding ADOP family duplicated permease, whose product MTSLSLAARQLRRAPLFALLATGVLALGLGAALTVAEVVDAVLLRPLPFAAPERLVNAWQTNLRAGGTNLTVTGADFLAWAQEREAFERFAAVSARGFNLAGAEQPERLEGAIVSADFFALLGTAPLLGRVPQPGAAGPRTAVLSEALWRSRFGGAPDVVGRTVSLDGEPVEVVGVMPARFRYPATAELWVCARTRVPEHPTYPIDPEHDRSRHYLTVLARLRPGVSLSQAQAALQVVQKRLGEQAPQEERDVGATLLPLREQLYGKLRPQLLGLLGVAALLLLVGWANVAHLSLARAVGRAHEVAVRVALGATRGALWRSFFAEALVLSVAAAALGPLLTSWAAPLLVAASPQAASLPAPELSSRVVLLALALALACAASLGLIAALQPVRAGEALKEGGRGGGGGRRQSRLRSALLVFEVALSLVLLLGAGLLVRSFARLTAVDPGFRAEGVLAVDLPLPKARYPDAAAQRRAMGELLRRLQAEPTVDAAGLVSRLPLSPSNTVGDLTIPGREAEAFPLDLRLATEGYFEALRIPLRTGRTFTARDADSDAPPAVILNETAARRAFPAGNALGQRILVWGEETPSEVVGVVGDVRHTGLDAEPRPEAWRPVGAVGWPNLTLVVRGKVRAGALLPVVRADVAALDRELPLVHPQEMGERVDASLALRRFSRELLGAMALVAALLALAGIYGVTAYGVAQRRRELGVRLALGASPAGLIGLVTRETLLRVGAGCVLGLAAGVGLSRLLEGLLFGVQRVDPLTFALLPLALTAAAALAAAGAAARAGRIDPAEALRRP is encoded by the coding sequence TCGGCCTCGGCGCGGCGCTCACCGTCGCGGAGGTGGTGGACGCGGTGCTGCTGCGGCCCTTGCCCTTCGCCGCGCCCGAGCGCCTCGTCAACGCCTGGCAGACGAACCTGCGCGCGGGCGGCACGAACCTCACCGTCACGGGCGCGGACTTCCTCGCCTGGGCGCAGGAGCGCGAGGCCTTCGAGCGCTTCGCAGCCGTCAGCGCACGCGGCTTCAACCTCGCGGGCGCGGAGCAGCCGGAGCGGCTCGAGGGCGCCATCGTCAGCGCGGACTTCTTCGCGCTGCTGGGCACGGCGCCCCTGCTCGGCCGCGTGCCGCAGCCCGGTGCCGCGGGGCCGCGCACCGCGGTGCTCTCCGAGGCCCTCTGGCGCTCGCGCTTCGGAGGCGCGCCGGACGTGGTGGGGCGCACGGTGTCGCTCGACGGCGAGCCGGTGGAGGTGGTGGGCGTGATGCCCGCGCGCTTCCGCTACCCGGCGACGGCCGAGCTCTGGGTCTGCGCGCGCACCCGCGTCCCGGAGCACCCCACCTATCCCATCGACCCGGAGCACGATCGCTCGCGCCACTACCTCACGGTGCTCGCGCGGCTGCGGCCCGGCGTCTCGCTCTCGCAGGCGCAGGCGGCGCTGCAGGTGGTGCAGAAGCGCCTCGGCGAGCAGGCCCCGCAGGAGGAGCGGGACGTGGGGGCGACGCTCCTCCCGCTGCGCGAGCAGCTCTACGGCAAGCTGCGCCCGCAGCTGCTGGGCCTGCTGGGGGTGGCAGCGCTGCTCTTGCTGGTGGGCTGGGCCAACGTCGCGCACCTGTCGCTCGCGCGCGCCGTGGGCCGCGCACACGAGGTGGCCGTGCGGGTGGCGCTCGGGGCCACGCGCGGCGCGCTCTGGCGCAGCTTCTTCGCCGAGGCGCTGGTCCTCTCGGTGGCCGCCGCGGCGCTCGGGCCGCTGCTCACCTCGTGGGCCGCGCCGCTGCTCGTGGCGGCGAGCCCGCAGGCAGCGAGCCTCCCCGCGCCCGAGCTCTCCTCTCGCGTGGTGCTGCTGGCCCTCGCGCTCGCGCTCGCCTGCGCGGCGAGCCTCGGGCTCATCGCCGCGCTGCAGCCGGTGCGCGCGGGCGAGGCCCTGAAGGAGGGCGGGCGCGGTGGGGGAGGTGGGCGCCGGCAGTCGCGGCTGCGCTCCGCGCTGCTCGTCTTCGAGGTCGCGCTCTCGCTCGTGCTCCTGCTCGGTGCGGGCCTGCTGGTGCGCAGCTTCGCTCGGCTCACCGCGGTGGACCCGGGCTTTCGCGCGGAGGGCGTGCTCGCGGTGGACCTGCCCCTGCCCAAGGCCCGCTACCCGGACGCCGCCGCGCAGCGCCGGGCGATGGGGGAGCTCTTGCGCCGCCTGCAGGCGGAGCCGACGGTGGACGCGGCCGGGCTCGTGTCCCGCCTGCCGCTTTCGCCGAGCAACACGGTGGGCGACCTCACCATCCCGGGCCGCGAAGCCGAGGCCTTCCCGCTCGATTTGCGCCTCGCCACCGAGGGCTACTTCGAGGCGCTGCGCATCCCGCTGCGCACGGGCCGCACCTTCACCGCGCGCGATGCAGACTCCGACGCCCCGCCCGCCGTCATCCTCAACGAGACGGCCGCGCGCCGCGCCTTTCCCGCGGGAAACGCGCTGGGCCAGCGCATCCTCGTGTGGGGTGAGGAGACGCCGAGCGAGGTGGTGGGCGTGGTGGGAGACGTGCGCCACACCGGGCTGGACGCGGAGCCTCGTCCAGAGGCCTGGCGTCCCGTCGGCGCGGTGGGCTGGCCCAACCTGACGCTGGTGGTGCGCGGCAAGGTGCGCGCCGGGGCGCTGCTGCCGGTGGTGCGCGCGGACGTGGCGGCGCTGGACCGCGAGCTGCCCCTGGTGCACCCGCAGGAGATGGGCGAGCGCGTGGACGCCTCGCTCGCGCTGCGCCGCTTCAGCCGCGAGCTGTTGGGGGCGATGGCGCTGGTCGCCGCGCTGCTCGCGCTCGCCGGCATCTACGGCGTCACGGCGTACGGGGTCGCGCAGCGCAGGCGCGAGCTCGGCGTGCGACTCGCGCTCGGAGCGAGCCCCGCGGGGCTCATCGGGCTCGTCACCCGCGAGACGCTGCTGCGCGTGGGCGCGGGCTGCGTGCTGGGGCTCGCGGCCGGCGTGGGCCTCTCGCGCCTGCTGGAGGGGCTGCTCTTCGGCGTGCAGCGGGTGGACCCGCTCACCTTTGCCCTGCTGCCGCTCGCGCTCACGGCCGCCGCGGCGCTCGCGGCAGCAGGGGCCGCGGCGCGCGCGGGCCGCATCGATCCGGCCGAGGCGCTGCGCCGCCCCTGA
- a CDS encoding DUF6232 family protein translates to MFEPFPLRDPVPASHPLAAFDEEGIGVFSTHLAIGARRWELSDVTRAEVLREGPQWRPYVATLLAGVLLGLLFLVSALGRASPEGTLHAVGLFVAAGLIFGSLSRLLLLTDTTWLVLHTPRGSERVYRTADHALVVYVATVLSDALRAASRGP, encoded by the coding sequence ATGTTCGAGCCCTTCCCGCTGCGCGACCCCGTCCCCGCGTCCCACCCGCTCGCTGCCTTCGACGAGGAGGGCATCGGCGTCTTCTCCACCCACCTCGCCATCGGCGCGCGGCGCTGGGAGCTGAGCGACGTGACGCGCGCCGAGGTGCTGCGCGAGGGACCGCAGTGGCGCCCCTATGTCGCGACGCTGCTGGCGGGGGTCCTGCTCGGGCTCCTGTTCCTCGTGTCGGCGCTCGGGCGCGCCTCGCCGGAGGGCACGCTGCACGCCGTCGGGCTCTTCGTCGCCGCGGGCCTCATCTTCGGCTCGCTCTCTCGGCTCCTGCTGCTCACCGACACCACCTGGCTCGTGCTGCACACGCCGCGAGGCAGTGAGCGCGTGTACCGCACCGCGGACCACGCGCTCGTGGTGTACGTCGCCACCGTCCTCTCGGATGCGCTGCGCGCCGCCTCGCGCGGCCCCTGA